A region from the Aphis gossypii isolate Hap1 chromosome 1, ASM2018417v2, whole genome shotgun sequence genome encodes:
- the LOC114128193 gene encoding uncharacterized protein LOC114128193 → MKQQLELVSDNRCFDGQQKVYAHDSAVLNFRMKFAIYIPDNLEGPAPVLYHLSGMSCSEQTFIQKTGYQRWASHYGIIVVSPDVCPRVTYGVEKNEIEAKGLSFYVNAVKKPWNKNYQMYSYVNEELPSIIQENFNINKDRQSIMGHSMGGHGALISALKNPGKYRSVSAFAPVCNPSKSPDIQIIFKCYFGDDEKAIEEWDATCLVTKYKGPELNILIHQGNDDQYKEQLKLQNFASACEKAGIAVSINVEDRFDHGFYFISSFIEQHFHHHSKFLCDSYMRGPLFYINSMFWCGYRLSTVCSSSGLPAHAVKFEQRHTRLHQGKHFRRFYGSRQCSDNKKQQLDLLSDNRSFGGQQKVYEHDSVVLNCRMRFSVYIPENLERPAPILYYLSGMLCSEQSFIQKSGFQRWASHYRIIVVSPDICPRVTYGVEKSEIEAKGLSYYVNAIKKPWNKNYQMYSYVNEELPSIIQENFNIDKARQSIMGHSMGGHGALISALKNPGKFRSVSAFAPVCNPSQSPDERHLLNCYFGDDSKTIEEWDSTCLITKYKGPELNILIHQGKNDQYEIDLKLENFANACKKAGIAASINLEEGYDHGFYFISSFMEQHFHHHSKFLCDSF, encoded by the exons ATGAAGCAGCAATTGGAATTGGTGTCGGACAACCGCTGTTTCGACGGACAGCAAAAAGTCTACGCACACGACAG tgctGTGTTAAATTTCCGTATGAAATTTGCCATTTATATACCAGACAATTTGGAAGGACCTGCTCcagtattatatcatttaagtgGTATGTCATGTTCCGAACAAACTTTTATACAGAAGACAGGATATCAACGATGGGCATCGCATTATGGAATAATTGTAGTATCACCAGATGTTTGTCCAA GGGTTACTTATGGTGTTGAAAAGAATGAAATTGAAGCTAAAGGCTTGTCATTTTATGTAAACGCTGTTAAAAAACCGTGGAACAAAAATTACCAAATGTATTCATATGTGAATGAAGAGCTACCCAGTATTATTCAGgagaattttaatatcaacaaaGATAGACAGTCAATCATGGGTCACAG tatgGGTGGTCATGGTGCATTAATAAGCGCACTTAAAAATCCTGGCAAGTATCGTTCAGTATCAGCTTTTGCTCCTGTTTGTAATCCATCCAAATCTCctgatatacaaattatatttaagtgctATTTTGGAGATGATGAAAAAGCTATTGAAGAATGGGATGCTACCTGTTtagtaactaaatataaagGACCAGAGTTAAATATCCTCATAcatcaa ggaAACGATGATCAATATaaagaacaattaaaattgcaGAATTTTGCAAGTGCTTGTGAAAAGGCAGGGATTGCCGTTTCCATAAATGTAGAAGATAGATTTGATCAtggattttatttcatttcaagTTTTATAGAACAGCATTTTCATCACCATTCTAAATTTTTGTGTGAttctta TATGCGTGgtccattattttatattaattctatgTTTTGGTGTGGATATCGGCTGTCCACGGTCTGCTCTTCATCAGGTCTTCCAGCTCACGCAGTTAAGTTTGAGCAGCGGCATACTCGACTGCACCAGGGCAAGCATTTTCGACGTTTTTATGGGTCACGTCAGTGTTCCGATAATAAAAAGCAGCAGTTGGATTTATTGTCGGATAACCGAAGTTTTGGCGGACAGCAAAAGGTCTACGAACATGACAG tgtTGTATTAAATTGCCGTATGAGATTTTCTGTGTATATACCAGAAAATTTGGAAAGACCAGCAccaatcttatattatttgagtGGTATGTTATGTTCTGAACAAAGTTTTATACAGAAGTCAGGGTTTCAACGATGGGCATCACATTATAGAATAATCGTAGTATCACCGGATATTTGTCCAA GGGTTACTTATGGTGTTGAAAAGAGTGAAATTGAAGCTAAAGGtttgtcatattatgttaatgctattaaaaaaccgtggaataaaaattaccaaatgTATTCATATGTGAATGAAGAGCTACCCAGTATTATTCAggagaattttaatattgacaaaGCCAGGCAGTCAATCATGGGTCACag TATGGGTGGTCATGGTGCATTAATAAGTGCACTTAAAAATCCTGGCAAATTCCGTTCAGTATCAGCTTTTGCTCCTGTTTGTAATCCATCTCAGTCACCTGATGAacgacatttattaaattgttattttggagatgattcaaaaacaatagaaGAATGGGATTCTACTTgcttaataactaaatataaaggACCTGAGTTAAATATTCTCATACATCaa ggaaAAAATGACCAATatgaaatagatttaaaattggaaaattttGCAAATGCTTGTAAAAAAGCAGGGATTGCAGcttcaataaatttagaagAAGGTTATGATcatggattttattttatttcaagttttatGGAACAACATTTTCATCATCATTCTAAATTTTTGTGTGActcgttttaa
- the LOC114128198 gene encoding facilitated trehalose transporter Tret1-2 homolog: MTFENSFPKVRKLSASSYLVIRWFLEIISIFPPDIKHAKKPFIALSPPKNDTTAAGGSALPTIRQEGEKFRQYASALSATVGPFAVGTVLAWMSPAMPMLLSPTSKIKVTPNQGSWVGSLIAIGAIFGSIPAGKCADIFGRKPVILCLTIPFITSWTIIYFATDVWMLYVARLIAGSCLGGITATVPMYIGEIAESSIRGELCSYVQLNVTLGILYVYAIGPFVNYYSLAIMCGILPLIWFVLVLLVIPESPMYLLKRGRKEDAEKALVWLRGKDYDIASEMEILQVHIEESKQHTGKFKDMISSRATIRAAITVLGLLNFLSCSGINVLIFYAQSIFETSNCSVSPKLCSVIIGILQVIFTFASSQLVDRAGRRVLLLISDSVMAVCLGTLAYYFWLQEHGVDVSSFNLIPLISLGVYISTFALGFGPIPGVMIGELFSPEFKGLAIGIVCVLASLIEFCVVKTYQTLLNYCDHGITFAIFAGFCVLGTTFVWFLVPETKNQSLQEIQDELSGKKKPKADQSQNATGSQSASA, encoded by the exons ATGACTTTTGAGAATTCCTTTCCAAAAGTAAGGAAATTGTCGGCATCATCATATTTGGTTATTCGATGGTTCTTAGAAATCATTTCTATATTCCCACCAGACATCAAACACGCCAAGAAGCCGTTCATAGCTTTATCGCCTCCTAAAAATGATACAACCGCTGCAGG TGGTTCAGCACTACCGACCATCAGACAAGAGGGTGAGAAGTTTAGGCAATACGCATCCGCTCTGTCCG CAACGGTCGGACCGTTCGCAGTTGGCACGGTGTTGGCATGGATGTCACCTGCGATGCCAATGCTTTTGTCTCCGACTTCGAAGATCAAAGTTACACCCAATCAAGGGTCATGGGTGGGTTCTCTGATCGCCATCGGTGCCATTTTCGGGTCTATACCAGCTGGCAAATGCGCTGACATTTTCGGTCGAAAACCCGTCATCCTCTGTCTCACCATCCCATTTATCACTAGCTggacaataatatactttgcgACCGATGTCTGGATGTTATACGTAGCACGTCTGATCGCCGGATCCTGCCTCGGCGGAATCACCGCTACTGTCCCGATGTACATCGGGGAGATAGCTGAAAGCTCTATCAGAG GTGAACTGTGCTCGTACGTACAGTTGAATGTCACATTGggcatattatacgtttacgCGATCGGGCCGTTTGTGAATTACTATTCGCTGGCCATCATGTGCGGTATACTACCGTTGATTTGGTTCGTCTTGGTTCTATTGGTGATACCGGAATCGCCTATGTACCTATTGAAACGTGGCAGGAAGGAAGATGCAGAAAAAGCGTTGGTGTGGTTGCGCGGAAAGGACTACGATATTGCCAGCGAAATGGAGATTCTGCAAGTACACATCGAGGAGTCGAAGCAGCACACCGGCAAGTTCAAGGATATGATATCGTCCAGAGCCACGATCCGCGCAGCAATCACCGTCTTAGGACTGCTCAACTTCTTGTCGTGTTCTGGCATTAACGTGCTAATATTCTACGCACAGTCCATATTCGAGACCAGCAACTGCAGTGTGTCTCCGAAACTCTGCTCCGTCATCATCGGAATCCTTCAA GTCATTTTCACTTTCGCGTCTTCACAACTGGTGGACAGGGCCGGTCGGCGAGTACTTTTGCTGATATCCGACTCCGTCATGGCCGTATGTCTCGGCACACTGGCCTACTACTTCTGGCTTCAGGAACACGGCGTTGACGTGTCTTCGTTTAATCTGATACCTCTTATCAGTCTGGGTGTGTACATTAGTACGTTCGCACTGGGATTCGGTCCCATACCGGGCGTCATGATCGGCGAGTTGTTCAGTCCGGAATTCAAGGGTTTGGCGATCGGTATCGTGTGCGTGCTCGCTTCGCTCATCGAGTTCTGCGTCGTCAAGACGTACCAGACACTGTTGAATTACTGCGATCACGGCATCACGTTCGCCATATTCGCCGGGTTTTGCGTTCTAGGCACCACGTTCGTGTGGTTCCTGGTGCCGGAAACGAAAAACCAGTCTCTTCAGGAAATCCAGGACGAGCTCTCCGGCAAGAAAAAGCCGAAAGCAGATCAGTCGCAAAACGCAACGGGATCGCAGTCCGCCAGTGCGTGA
- the LOC114128195 gene encoding uncharacterized protein LOC114128195 isoform X1 — MYSNWAVGFKMFIILYIGLATCLSCSHADDIFPEALVFEGLGLSDMINNSKSDENRNNTIIIAGDLNDALTTMNFHRKNINDFLCRKYIVEEILKDITNGTSSESRSMSQDSHRTSKTSIMQTDPGSSAYNAWLIKTKLLKKIYDEYDLNVRMHEKPVGFTVTNKNNESNYAYRSKLQYLKYIFFLGLETHDYETMKNVDDVKDLKNPYHSNEDSFSSPSDTVSVDFTQSQSTQYDIDNDKEYKKPNQPYPGLPDFNPTQSTHIPSSAYQPSFTQPTHAPPLLPTNYGPPPFLNETPSYPPDYGIPSLSSYGLPPSSHHELPPSSHHELPPSSYGPPPSSYESHSSPTSYGSPTPSNGHSYLPPLNSRSPKYPHPGLIPPTENPSHDLTTRGIKTLSQSDDELHTPDREPKRGLTATDMYDLTLTAIAFLGFGTFVMNLVMDAMAVQSGATLTINSSPSRGGSAPRVKRHDNPVFWEINELSWTIVSTIDNMMANVDGAFVNCKEVKALCQRSKKLVKTGTNFSSKLLPVWNVALGWLSNKLGADKSQPVISALLGHCNLPSQCQSNA, encoded by the exons tatattatacatcggtTTGGCAACATGCTTATCTTGCAGTCATGCAGATGACATTTTCCCGGAAGCTTTAGTGTTTGAAGGATTAGGCTTATCCGACATgatcaataattcaaaatccGATGAAAATCgtaacaatactataataattgcagGAGATTTAAATGACGCTTTAACAACCATGAATTTTCACAg aaaaaacataaatgattTTCTCTGTCGAAAATACATAGttgaagaaatattaaaagatattaCAAACGGTACGTCATCTGAAAGCCGATCGATGTCCCAAGACAGTCATAGAACGAGTAAAACGTCAATAATGCAAACTGATCCAGGCTCATCTGCTTACAATGCATGGCTTATcaa aacaaaattattgaaaaaaatttatgatgaATACGATTTAAACGTTAGAATGCACGAAAAACCCGTTGGATTCactgtaacaaataaaaataatgaaagtaaTTATGCATACCGTTCTAAATTGCAATACctaaagtacattttttttctaggcTTAGAAACACATGACTACGAAACCATGAAGAACGTAGATGACGTTAAAGATTTGAAAAATCCTTATCACTCAAACGAAG ATTCATTTTCTAGCCCCAGTGATACAGTCAGTGTGGATTTTACGCAAAGTCAATCTACACAGTACGATATAGATAATGATAAAGAGTACAAAAAACCAAATCAACCGTACCCTGGTCTTCCTGATTTCAACCCTACACAATCTACCCATATACCTTCATCAGCATACCAACCCTCTTTTACTCAACCAACACATGCACCACCATTACTTCCAACTAACTATGGACCTCCACCATTTTTGAATGAAACACCTTCATACCCACCGGATTATGGAATACCATCATTGTCGTCATATGGACTACCTCCATCTTCTCATCATGAACTACCTCCATCTTCTCATCATGAACTACCTCCGTCATCATATGGACCGCCGCCGTCGTCATACGAATCACACTCTTCTCCGACATCATATGGATCACCTACACCATCAAACGGTCACTCTTATCTACCTCCTTTAAATAGCCGTTCGCCAAAGTATCCTCATCCTGGATTGATTCCGCCAACTGAAAATCCAA GTCATGATCTTACAACCAGAGGTATCAAAACATTAAGTCAATCGGATGACGAGTTACATACTCCTGACAGAGAACCAAAACGGGGACTTACTGCAACGGATATGTACGATCTAACTTTAACAGCTATTGCGTTCTTGGGGTTCGGTACATTTGTCATGAATCTAGTTATGGACGCCATGGCG GTACAATCTGGAGCAACACTTACGATAAATTCATCGCCATCACGCGGTGGCTCAGCGCCTAGAGTTAAAAGACACGACAACCCCGTATTCTGGGAAATAAACGAGTTATCATGGACCATAGTATCGACAATTGACAATATGATGGCAAACGTAGACGGAGCCTTTGTGAATTGTAAAGAAGTCAAAGCATTGTGTCAAAGATCTAAAAAACTAGTAAAAACTGGTACAAACTTCAGTTCAAAATTATTGCCTGTTTGGAA tgttGCTTTAGGATggctttcaaataaattaggtGCAGATAAAAGTCAACCAGTGATATCTGCATTATTAGGTCATTGTAATTTACCTTCACAATGTCAATCAAatgcataa
- the LOC114128195 gene encoding uncharacterized protein LOC114128195 isoform X2 gives MYSNWAVGFKMFIILYIGLATCLSCSHADDIFPEALVFEGLGLSDMINNSKSDENRNNTIIIAGDLNDALTTMNFHRKNINDFLCRKYIVEEILKDITNGTSSESRSMSQDSHRTSKTSIMQTDPGSSAYNAWLIKTKLLKKIYDEYDLNVRMHEKPVGFTVTNKNNESLETHDYETMKNVDDVKDLKNPYHSNEDSFSSPSDTVSVDFTQSQSTQYDIDNDKEYKKPNQPYPGLPDFNPTQSTHIPSSAYQPSFTQPTHAPPLLPTNYGPPPFLNETPSYPPDYGIPSLSSYGLPPSSHHELPPSSHHELPPSSYGPPPSSYESHSSPTSYGSPTPSNGHSYLPPLNSRSPKYPHPGLIPPTENPSHDLTTRGIKTLSQSDDELHTPDREPKRGLTATDMYDLTLTAIAFLGFGTFVMNLVMDAMAVQSGATLTINSSPSRGGSAPRVKRHDNPVFWEINELSWTIVSTIDNMMANVDGAFVNCKEVKALCQRSKKLVKTGTNFSSKLLPVWNVALGWLSNKLGADKSQPVISALLGHCNLPSQCQSNA, from the exons tatattatacatcggtTTGGCAACATGCTTATCTTGCAGTCATGCAGATGACATTTTCCCGGAAGCTTTAGTGTTTGAAGGATTAGGCTTATCCGACATgatcaataattcaaaatccGATGAAAATCgtaacaatactataataattgcagGAGATTTAAATGACGCTTTAACAACCATGAATTTTCACAg aaaaaacataaatgattTTCTCTGTCGAAAATACATAGttgaagaaatattaaaagatattaCAAACGGTACGTCATCTGAAAGCCGATCGATGTCCCAAGACAGTCATAGAACGAGTAAAACGTCAATAATGCAAACTGATCCAGGCTCATCTGCTTACAATGCATGGCTTATcaa aacaaaattattgaaaaaaatttatgatgaATACGATTTAAACGTTAGAATGCACGAAAAACCCGTTGGATTCactgtaacaaataaaaataatgaaa gcTTAGAAACACATGACTACGAAACCATGAAGAACGTAGATGACGTTAAAGATTTGAAAAATCCTTATCACTCAAACGAAG ATTCATTTTCTAGCCCCAGTGATACAGTCAGTGTGGATTTTACGCAAAGTCAATCTACACAGTACGATATAGATAATGATAAAGAGTACAAAAAACCAAATCAACCGTACCCTGGTCTTCCTGATTTCAACCCTACACAATCTACCCATATACCTTCATCAGCATACCAACCCTCTTTTACTCAACCAACACATGCACCACCATTACTTCCAACTAACTATGGACCTCCACCATTTTTGAATGAAACACCTTCATACCCACCGGATTATGGAATACCATCATTGTCGTCATATGGACTACCTCCATCTTCTCATCATGAACTACCTCCATCTTCTCATCATGAACTACCTCCGTCATCATATGGACCGCCGCCGTCGTCATACGAATCACACTCTTCTCCGACATCATATGGATCACCTACACCATCAAACGGTCACTCTTATCTACCTCCTTTAAATAGCCGTTCGCCAAAGTATCCTCATCCTGGATTGATTCCGCCAACTGAAAATCCAA GTCATGATCTTACAACCAGAGGTATCAAAACATTAAGTCAATCGGATGACGAGTTACATACTCCTGACAGAGAACCAAAACGGGGACTTACTGCAACGGATATGTACGATCTAACTTTAACAGCTATTGCGTTCTTGGGGTTCGGTACATTTGTCATGAATCTAGTTATGGACGCCATGGCG GTACAATCTGGAGCAACACTTACGATAAATTCATCGCCATCACGCGGTGGCTCAGCGCCTAGAGTTAAAAGACACGACAACCCCGTATTCTGGGAAATAAACGAGTTATCATGGACCATAGTATCGACAATTGACAATATGATGGCAAACGTAGACGGAGCCTTTGTGAATTGTAAAGAAGTCAAAGCATTGTGTCAAAGATCTAAAAAACTAGTAAAAACTGGTACAAACTTCAGTTCAAAATTATTGCCTGTTTGGAA tgttGCTTTAGGATggctttcaaataaattaggtGCAGATAAAAGTCAACCAGTGATATCTGCATTATTAGGTCATTGTAATTTACCTTCACAATGTCAATCAAatgcataa